The genome window AGCGCAACTCCGATGCCGGCCCAGATTTCCTGAACGCCCGCCTGCAGCTTGGCGAGGTAGAGTGGAATGGTGCCGTCGAAATCCACCTCCGGGCCTCCGATTGGCATCGCCACCAGCACCAGACGGATCAGAAGTATGACCAGGTAGTGCTGCACGTAGTACTTACCGCCGATGCCCAGGTCCAGCGGACAAACGGCTCCGTGGTGCCAGCCCTGGCCCTGGCCCCGCGCCTGGAGCCCGGACTGCTGGCGGCCTATGAGAAGCTGCGCAACCAGCCTCACGAGGTGCTGCTGCCCTGCGCGCCCCTGTTACCGCAGGTATTGGAGCTCACCCGCACCATGATGACCAGCCGAACCCTGTTGGAGCGGGTAGAGCAAAAAGCTGAGGTATTGCTAAGTCTGTTTCAGCAGCAGGGGCAGGATTGGGAAGCCACCGCTTGGCATGGGCTAGCCGCGGCCTTTGGCTTTCAGAAAAACACAGAACCCATGGCTCGCCTAGCCAAGGCGTTACCCCTGGCCGTGCTCCGCCGCCACCGGCACGAGGTACGGCAGCTGGCAGCGCTAGTGTTCGGGCAGGCTGGTTTTCTGGAGGACGATATGCGGGACGATGCGTATGCCCAGGGGCTGCAGCAGGAGTTTGTGTTTCTGCGCCACAAGTACAACCTGAGCGGTACCGCCCTGGCCCCCCACGACTGGAATTTCCTGCGCCTGCGCCCGGCTAACTTTCCGACCGTACGCTTGGCCCAGTTAGTAAGCCTGCTGCACGCTCGCCCTACCTTGTTTGACGCCTTGCAAACCGCCGGGAGCGTGCGGGCGCTGGAGGCGTTTTTTGCCACTTCACTGCCTGAGTACTGGCTAACACATTCCCGGCCTGGGCGCCCCGGCAAGGTAGCCGCGCTGGGGCGCAGCAGCGTGCATCTGTTAATCACGAATCTGGTGGTGCCTTTGCGGGTAGCATTTGCTCAGTACGTAGGCAACCAAGAGCTCATTGAAGCGGCCGTGTCATTGTTGGAGGAACTGCCGCCCGAGCACAACCACCTGACCGACGCGTACGAGGCCGCTACCTTCCGCAACAGCTCGGCCGCTGACTCGCAGGGTCTGCTGGCCCTGCACCGCGGCTACTGCGCCCCACGCCGCTGTGTGGAGTGTGCCATTGGGGCTAGTATCTTGCGGCGGCGCTAGCGCTGGTGCCAGCGTGCTACCCCTTTGACTTAAACCCTCCGTACTGGTGCTGCCCAAGCTGCTGGTTGCCTTCTTGCTTAATGCGTTGTTGCTGCTGGCGTTTCTGCGGTGGCTACCGCGCCTACGGCAACTCCCGGGGCTGGGGCGCTGGGTGCTACCTACGCTGGCTTTAAAGCTAGTCGCAACCGGAATATCGGTGATGCTGCTAAGCGAAGATGCCCGCTATTTTTTGGTTTGGTCGGGGCGAATGACGGAGCAACTGTGGCAGAGCCCAGGGCAGTGGCTGCGCATGCTCACAACCGATGAGTTTCACTTGGGCCGCTGGCACCTGGTATTCCACGGGTTTTCAAATACGTTCTTCCTTACCAAGGTATTATCTGTAGCAAATCTGGCTAGCCTTAACAACCCGTTGCTCACTGCTTGCTACTTGTCGGTGGGCAGCTTTGTAGGAAGCTGGGAATTGGTGCGGCAGCTGCACCGGTGCTTCCCAGCGGCTAATGCTGGCGCTGCTATTGTGGGGTTTCTACTCTGGCCCACAGTAGTCTACTGGACGGCCGGACTCACCAAGGAAAGCTTGCTGGTGAGCAGCGGGGCCCTGGTGGTGGCGCTGGTTGTACGTCTGCTCTACGGGGAGCTGCCCATGCGGTGGCCCCTGCTGGGGGGGCTGCTCGTAGTGGTCGGGCTGCATTTCAAAATGCGCTATTTTTTTGCGGTGGTGCTATTTGGGGTGTTGGCGGGGCTGGGCCTGGTGCGGTTGGTGCAGCAGCTAGGCATAGGCCGGAGCCGGCTAGTGCAACTAAGCCTGATAGTGGGGCTGCTGGGAGCGGGGGCCTGGGCCGCCAGTGAGGTAAGCCCCGTTTTTCGTGCTAATAAATTCACCTCCCAGCTGCAGCGCAACTACACGCAGCTGCTGGCCTCCTCCCGCCACCGCCCGCATCTAACCTACCCCGACCTGCGTCCTACTACCGCAAGCGTCGTTCGGCATGCCCCGCAAGCCCTCGTGAATACGCTAGTGCGCCCCTGGCCCTGGGAAGGCCGCACCGTTCTTTACAGCATTGCCGGAACGGAAAACCTAGGGCTGCTGCTGGTCCTGTTGCTGGCGTTAGGGGCTGTCGGGCGTCGGCAACCTGGCTACTTACCATTCGCGCTGGTTGCGGCTTTGCTGCTTTACTGCTGCCTAGTGGCGGTCCTGCTCGGCCTGACGACACCCAACCTAGGTACCCTGAACCGGTACCGCGTGACGTTTCTGCCGTTTCTGCTGCTGTTGGTGCTGCAAAACGCCTGGGCCACCCGCCTACTTCGCTACCTCAGGCTGTAGCCGCCATTTTCGTTGCTTGCCCAGAGGTAGGCGGCATTAACCCCACGGATCAGCTGCGGACAAGGGCTCAAGAAGTCGTATCTTTGCCCTCCAAAAAATAACCTTCCGGCCGCCATACGGTCGTTTCTGATACGCTGATCCATGGAAAACCCCGTAATCATTTTGGGTGCGCAAGCCGTCGGCACGGCCGCCCTCGACGCCTTTCAAAGCAATGACGTCGTTGTGTACTGCCTGCTCGATGATGACGCCGCCCTGCAGAATACCGAACTGAACGATGTACCAGTAATGGGCAACACCGACGACAAGGAACTGCTGAAGCTGCTGGGCAAAAAGTGTGAGGTATTCGTGGCCACCGAGGATACGGCCAGCCGGCGCAGCCTAACGAGCATGCTGCGCGAGGAGTACGAAGTGGCGCCCGTCAATGCCATTCACCAGCGCGCCAGCGTGTCACAGCATGCGTGGCTGGGGCACGGCAACCTAGTAGGGGCCAATGCTGTGGTAGCGGGTAGCGCCAAAATTGGTGATGGCTGCATTCTAGGCGCCAACGCTGTAGTCGATGTCAAAGCTGAGCTCGGCGATTACGCCCAGCTCGGGGCCGGCGCCATTCTGAACGCCGACGTGAAGGTGGGCGAACTGGCCTTTATTGGGGCTGGGGCCGTGGTGGTAGCTGGCGTGAAAATTGGGGCTAAAGCCCGCGTGGGCGCTGGTTCAGTGGTGGTGGCCGACGTGTCGGCTGGTCAAACGGTATTCGGCAACCCGGCTCAGGCAATTAAGAATTAAGAATAAAAATGAAGAATTAGGTAACGTACTCCCAGCAGACAGTACCTAACTCTTGATAGTGAATTCTTAATTTTTCATTCCTCATTCTTAAGTAAACAATGGACTACCTCGTTCTGCTGTACTACTGCTACACGCCTATCGAGAATCCCGAGCAGTTTCGGGAGGAACACCACCGCCTGTGCCTGAGCCTGAATTTGCTGGGGCGCATCATTGTGGCCTCCGAAGGACTTAATGGTACGGTTTCGGGCCGCCGGGCCGATTGTGAGCAGTACATGCGCTTGGTGAAGGCTGACCCGCGTTTTGCTACCCTGGAATTTAAGGTAGAAGAGGCCCCAGCTCATACTTTCCAGAAGCTGCACGTGCGCGTGAAGCCCGAAATTGTGCACGTGGGTTTGCCCCACATCAAGCCCTACGAGCGCACGGGCATTCACCTTTCTCCTACCGAGTTTCGCGACCTGAAAGACCAGGACGACGTAGTAGTGCTTGACGTGCGCTCCGACTACGAGCACAACCTGGGCCGCTTCAAGAATGCCATTACCCTTGACATCGAAAACTTCCGGGAGTTTCCGGAGAAGGTGCAGGAGCTGAAGCAGTTCAAGGACAAGAAAGTGCTGACTTATTGCACCGGCGGTATCAAGTGCGAAAAGGCCTCAGCTTTCTTGCTGGAGCAGGGCTTCGAGAACGTATACCAGCTGCACGGCGGCATCATTAAGTACGGCCTGGAAGCCGGAGGAGAGGATTTTGAGGGCAAGTGCTATGTGTTCGATGGGCGCGTAGCCGTGGACGTGAACAGCGTTAACCCCAGCGTCATCAGCCAGTGCCACCACTGCCACACGCCCTCCGACCGGATGGTGAACTGCGCCAACCCGCACTGCAACGCCCACATTCCGCTCTGCGAAGCCTGCGGGCAGCAGCTTGCTGGCGCCTGCTCCACTACCTGCCAGGAGCACCCCGACAAGCGCCCTTACGACGGCACCGGCGCCTACCCCAAAAACAGCAATAACTACAACCCCGAGCAGGGGCTGCTCTCGTACCGCGCCCCGGTGCGGTAAAAACTTCTAAAATCAGCTGTCATCCTGCGCCAGAGCGAAGGACCTTGTTAGGCAAGAACGAATCGGTCATACGATGGTCGTTATAATCTGCCAAGGTCTTTTGCTTTTGCTCAGGATGACGTGCTTTTTGCGCGGCTGTTATTCCATCGGAGCGAACCCAAACTGCAGTTTTTGCCGTACCATTGCACCTTCCTTTTCTAAAAATTCCCCCTTATGCACATCGCCGAATCGGAGCTGATCCTCAACAAGGATGGCAGCATCTATCACCTGAACCTGCTACCCGACCACCTTTCCGAAACCATTATCACGGTTGGCGACCCGGAGCGCGTACCCACGGTTAGTCAGCATTTCGACTCCATTGAGACGGTAATTCACAAGCGCGAGTTTGTAACGCACGTGGGCTACTACCAGGGCAAGCGTCTCACCGTCATCAGCACGGGCATGGGCACCGATAACATCGACATCCTGATGAACGAGCTGGACGCGCTGGTCAACATCGACTTCGTCACGCGCGAGCCACGCCCCCTGGAGGAGCGCATCAACCTGCGCATTGTGCGCATAGGCACTAGCGGTTCTTTGCAGGCCGATATTCCGGTGGGCTCCCTGCTCGTGTCGGAGCACGCCGTAGGCCTGGATTCGCTCATGCAATTCTACCCCCTGGTAGAAACCGGCCTGGAAGTGGAGGTAGCACGCGGTATACAGCAAAGCCTGCAGCTTGACTACCGCCCGTACTGCGTGCGCGGCTCCGACTTGTTGCGCGAGCAACTGGGCGCGGGCATGATTACCGGCAACACGCTCACCTGCCCCGGCTTTTACGGCCCTCAGGGCCGGGTGCTGCGCCTCGATTTGCGCCTGCCCACCCTGATTCAGCAGTTCCAGCAGTTCCGCCACCACAGCGCCGAGGGCGAGTTCCGCCTGACCAATTTCGAGATGGAAACGGCCGGCTACTATTCCCTAGGCCGCATGCTGGGCCACGAGGTAGTGTCGCTGAACGCCATTGTCGCCAACCGCGCCACCGGCGAATTCGCTACTAACTCCGAGGAAGTAATCAATCAACTGATTGCTACAACACTAGAGCGCCTCTAAATCACGGATTTAGACGACTTGCTGCAGATTAGTCGGATTTTTTTCTAAGCGGTATACCCCAAGAAGAAGCCCGCTTGACAAGACGTCAAGCGGGCTTCTTCTTGAAAGTCAGCTAGGCACTAATGTTACTATCCTCAACTAATTCGGCAGAGTACCTATCGGGTGCCCTGAACAGCAAAACAAGAAATCTGTCTCAATCCGTGGATTAATAGAAGTCGAAGCTGAGCACCGAGTGCAGGGGTAGTGAAATGCCCGATTTAAGCGTCAGGTACTCCTCATGGGTGGCCCAAACAGTGGTATACACCCGCTTGACACTGCCGTCGGCGGTCTGGAAGTAGATGTCGAGCTTGCCGTGGTAGGCGTTACCCAGGGTAGCGGCTCGCTCGGCATCATGGCGGCGGCGCTGAATGGCGGCCTTGTCCGTCAGCACATCCTCGGCTGCAAAGCGCAGGCCGGGAATAGCCTCTTTCTCAACGGTTTCTATGGTTGGGTCGGTGGTCTTCAGTTCAGGAATCATGGCAATACGGAAATAGAGCGTACAAAGAAGAACAGGGAAGGGCAAGGACGGTGCCGCATTAGGTGCGAGGAATGCGTGAACGGCACCGGGCAGGTAGCTGCCTTCCGTCCTGTTCTGCTTTTTTACGCCAATTCCGCCAAAAAGGCCATGGTATCTACGCCGTCGGCATAATCTGCCACTCCCGGTTCCTGGGCCCGCCCGAACGGGAAGCTACCCGCAAACAGTCCGCCCGAGGAGACAAGGCACTGAGTTTGAGGCGCTACGTCGGCCAGGCGCACCACCAAGTCCACCTCGTGGCTGTAGGTTTCGTAGTGCAGCACCGAAATCGGTGACACCAACTGCGTGCTTTGGGTGAGCAACAGGAAACCGGAGTCGAGGTGGGGCACGCGGTTCACCAGCAGGATGCTCTTGTTGTAGTCGTAGTTGTTCTGGTAGCGGTTGTGTTCCAGTACGCGGTGCCAGGGCTGCAGGGAGTCGAGCAGGGGCGTAAAGTCATATTTTTCCGGCACGTAGAGCTTACTCACGTTGCGGCAGCCCAGGCCGTAGTAGCGAAAAATATCTTCCCCCAGCAGGCCCAGGTCGTGGTTGGTTTCGCGGCCCGTGAGCACGGCCAGGCTGGTGCGGTTGCGCCGGATAATATTGGGCTTCTTGCCGAAGTAGTACTCGAAGTAGCGGGCCGTATTGTCGGAGCCGGTGGCAATGAAAGCATCGGCCGCGTTCAGGCGCGGTACCAACTGAATGTGGTCCGTGAAGCGGGGTTCTAGGCGCGTCAGCTCCCCCAGTACCCACGTCATGAGGGCCGTATCCTCGGAGCTGAGCTTGGCCAGTAGAATGTGGCCCGAGAGCAGCACGCACAAGGCATCGTGGAAGCCAACGAGCGGAATGTTGCCGGCCATGACTACCCCAATTTTGCGGGGGGTAGTGGGCTCCGGGCGGTAGCGGCCGGACCACTGGCGCAGGGGTTCCTCATCAAGTAAGTGAGCAATGCCCCGGATAGCCGACGTGACATTGGGCAGATCAAACCAATTGTTCTGGTTGCGGGCCCGGGCGGCCAGGTTAGCCAGTTCATCGGCGTGGGAGGGGGTGGTAAGGTCAGTAAGGCGCTGGCCTAGGGCCACAAAAGCAGCCAGGCGGTCGGCGTGCGTCATATGCAAAGTCAAAACAAGGGGAAGAAAAAGGTGGGAGCGGGTAGTGGCTCCGGCGGGTAGCTAGGTAAACCCCCGAAAGCTACGTTTGGATTCCTGACGGGAATACGGAATTCAGAGAGCAAAATTCTTGTTGAGTACGGCTAATTCCTAATTTTGCCCGTCGGCATCCTGCCCGGGGCAGGTTGCGTACTAGCAAAGCATCCCTTTTCCTACCTTTTTAAGATACCCGAGGCTATGGCCATCATGATAACCGACGAGTGCATCAACTGTGGTGCCTGCGAACCGGAATGCCCCAATACTGCCATTTACGAAGGCGGCGCCCAGTGGCGCTGGGCCGATGGCACTAGCTTGAAAGAAGTGCAGGTTGACGGGGGCGCCACCGTATCGGGCGTGTCGCCCCAAACCCCGATTTCCGACGAGTATTACTACATCGTGTCTGATAAGTGCACCGAGTGCGTGGGCTTCCACGAGGAGCCCCAGTGCGCCGCCGTGTGCCCCGTGGACTGCTGCGTAGACGACCCCGACTACCGCGAAACCCAGGAGAAGCTGCTCAGCAAAAAGCAGTGGCTGCACCAGGAAGCGTAAGCTTTCAGTTGGAGTTTAAACCACAAAAAGCCGCTGCTTCAGCGGCTTTTTGTGGTTTAAAGAACTGTCATTCCGAGTGAAGCGAGGAATCTGGGTTAGCCTTTGAGATATAAGCCAGATTCCTCGCTTCGCTCGGAAGGACAGTTTCTGGTAGGTAGGTAGCACCTGGCAGCCTCTACCTTCAAGTTAAACCGCATTTCCCGGCCCCGCCCGAAATGCCTACTTTTGCCCTATTCTGAACTGATTCCCTTCGACGATGTCCATCGCCAAAACCTATACTCCCGCCGACGTTGAAGCCAAATGGTACCAGCGCTGGCAGGAGCAGGGCTTCTTCAAAGCCAAAGCCAACCCCCGCAAACAGCCCTACTCGGTGGTAATTCCGCCGCCCAACGTAACGGGCGTGCTGCACATGGGCCACATGCTCAACAATACCATTCAGGATGTGCTGGTGCGCCGGGCTCGTATGCAGGGCAAGGAAGCCTGCTGGGTGCCCGGCACCGACCACGCCTCTATTGCCACCGAAGCCAAGGTAGTGGCCTTGCTCAAGGAGCAGGGCATCGAGAAGAAGGACCTGACCCGGGAGCAGTTCCTGGAGCACGCCTTTGCCTGGAAGGAAAAATACGGCGGCATCATTTTGGAGCAGCTCAAGCAGCTGGGCGCTTCCTGCGACTGGGACCGGACGCGCTTCACCATGGAGCCCGAACTGACCGACGCCGTGCTGCGCGTGTTCGTAGATCTGCACCAAAAGGGCCTGATTTACCGGGGCGTGCGTATGGTAAACTGGGACCCCCTGGGCCAAACGGCACTCAGCGACGAGGAAGTAATTCCCAAGGACGTGATGGCCAAGATGTACCACCTGCGCTACGAGGTAGTAAGCTCCGAGAACTTAGGGCTTAGTAAGGAGGATCAGAACGATTCTCAGCTCTCAGCTCTAACATCTAAGTTCTTAACCGTAGCCACCTCGCGGCCGGAAACCATTATGGCCGACGTGGCTGTGGCCGTGAACCCGAACGACCCGCGCTACACCCACCTACACGGCGCCAAGGTGAGGATTCCGCTGCTGAACCGCGAGATTCCGGTGATTCTGGACGAGTACGTGAGCATCGACTTCGGGACGGGCGCGCTGAAGGTGACGCCGGCCCATGACTTGAACGACTACGAGCTGGGCGTCAAGCACAACCTGCCCGTTATCGACATCCTCAACAACGACGGCACCCTGAACGACAAGGCCGTGCTGTACGTGGGCCAGGACCGTTTTGCCGCCCGCCGCAACATTGTGAAGGATCTGGAAGAAGCCGGCCACTTGGTGAAGGTGGAGGAGTACGCCAGCATCGTTCAGACCTCGGAGCGCACTAAGGCCGTTATCGAGCCCCGCCTGAGCATGCAGTGGTTCCTGAAAATGGAGCACTTGGCTAAGCCGGCTTTGGAGGTAGTAGAAAACGACACGGTAAAGCTGCGCCCGGCCAAGTTTAAGAACACCTACCGGGTGTGGATGGAAAACGTGCGCGACTGGTGCATTTCGCGGCAGCTGTGGTGGGGCCAGCAGATTCCGGCCTACTACCTCCCTGATGGCACCTTCGTGGTAGCGCTGAATCCGGAGGAAGCCCTCCGGCTAGCCCGCGTGCAGAGCGGCAACGAAGAGCTGCAGCTCACCGACCTGCGCCAGGATGAGGACGTGCTCGATACCTGGTTTTCCTCCTGGCTGTGGCCGATTTCGGTGTTCGACGGCTTCAAGGACCCCGACAACGCCGACGTCAACTATTTCTACCCCACCAACGACTTGGTAACCGGCCCGGACATCCTGTTTTTCTGGGTGGCCCGCATGATTATGGCCGGCCTGGAATTCCGTCGGGAAATTCCGTTTCGCAACGTGTACCTCACGGGCATTGTGCGCGACGCCCAGGGCCGCAAAATGAGCAAGCAGCTCGGCAACTCCCCCGACCCCCTGGACCTGATCAAGCAGTTTGGGGCCGATGGCGTCCGGACGGGCATGCTGTTCTCGGCTCCGGCCGGCAACGATTTGCTTTACGATGAGAAGCTGGTGGAGCAGGGGCGCAACTTCTGCAACAAGCTCTGGAATGCCTTCCGCCTCACCCAGGGCTGGGAGGTGAATGCGGAGCTGCCATTCGTGAATACCAAGGCGGTAGAGTGGTTTTCGGCCAAGCTGCAAAGCACGCTCACGGAGCTGGATGAGCACTTTGAGAAGTTCCGCATCAGCGACGCGCTGATGACGGTATACAAGCTGGTGTGGGACGATTTCTGCTCGGTGTATCTGGAGATGATCAAGCCCGCTTACCAAGCGCCCATTGACCCTGAAACCCTGCGTCTGACCACTGGTTTCCTCGAAACCCTGCTCAAGCTGCTGCACCCGTTCATGCCCTTCATCACGGAAGAAATCTGGCACGAACTGGCTGCGCGCGGCCCCAAGGACTACGTGTGCGTAGCGGCCTGGCCCAAAGCGCAGCCGGTAGCCGGCAGCGCCGAGCTGCTAACTCGCATGGACCGCGCCCTCGACATTGTGGCTGGCGTACGCAATATTCGCAACCAGAAGGGCTTGGGGCCCAATAAGCCCCTGACTCTGGCCGCTAAAACCGATGAGGTGGCCCTACTCCAGGATTACGACGCCATTATCCGCAAACTGGCAGCCCTCACGGAAATCAGCGTGGTGGAGGCGGCCCCGGCTGCCTCGGTTGGGTTTGTGTCGGGCGGGGCGGAGTTCTTCGTGCCCTTAGAAGGTCAGATTGACCTGGGGGCCGAGAAGGAACGCCTGACCAAGGAAATTGAGTACGCCCAGGGCTTCCGCGACTCGGTGCTGAAAAAGCTTAGCAACGAGAAATTCGTGCAGAATGCCAAGCCGGACCTAGTGGAGCGGGAGCGGCAGAAGCTCGCCGACGCCGAAGCTAAGATTACAGCCCTGGAGCAAAGCCTAGCTGCACTGTAGAATCAAACGAAGCCTGCCAAAAAGGCCGCCACGGTAGTGTGGCGGCCTTTTTGTTTGTTGTTTAGCGTGAAGTTGCCGCTTCCACCCGCTCGCCTGTCATCCTGAGCCTAGCGAAGAACCTTATCACGCTAAAGCTAATTGTTGGTACAAAGTCGCGCTAGCGTGATAAGGTTCTTCGTTGCCGTTTGATGCGCGGAGTGCTCAGGACGACAAGCGGTTACTTCGTATCAAAAATTCTCTTTCCTTTAGCGCAGAAACCCACCTTAATTCCTGCGCTATGAACCACTTATATACCTGGCTGACAAGCCTGAGCGTGCTGCTAAGCGGCGCGGCCGTAGCGCAGTCAACACGACCTATTTCCATGCAAAAACCACCCGTAGCGGCCATCAAAC of Hymenobacter sublimis contains these proteins:
- a CDS encoding nucleoside phosphorylase, which encodes MHIAESELILNKDGSIYHLNLLPDHLSETIITVGDPERVPTVSQHFDSIETVIHKREFVTHVGYYQGKRLTVISTGMGTDNIDILMNELDALVNIDFVTREPRPLEERINLRIVRIGTSGSLQADIPVGSLLVSEHAVGLDSLMQFYPLVETGLEVEVARGIQQSLQLDYRPYCVRGSDLLREQLGAGMITGNTLTCPGFYGPQGRVLRLDLRLPTLIQQFQQFRHHSAEGEFRLTNFEMETAGYYSLGRMLGHEVVSLNAIVANRATGEFATNSEEVINQLIATTLERL
- a CDS encoding NeuD/PglB/VioB family sugar acetyltransferase — protein: MENPVIILGAQAVGTAALDAFQSNDVVVYCLLDDDAALQNTELNDVPVMGNTDDKELLKLLGKKCEVFVATEDTASRRSLTSMLREEYEVAPVNAIHQRASVSQHAWLGHGNLVGANAVVAGSAKIGDGCILGANAVVDVKAELGDYAQLGAGAILNADVKVGELAFIGAGAVVVAGVKIGAKARVGAGSVVVADVSAGQTVFGNPAQAIKN
- a CDS encoding DUF2851 family protein, which produces MQEDFLHYVWQHQYFSKTDLRTEDGQPITVLRPGQRNSDAGPDFLNARLQLGEVEWNGAVEIHLRASDWHRHQHQTDQKYDQVVLHVVLTADAQVQRTNGSVVPALALAPRLEPGLLAAYEKLRNQPHEVLLPCAPLLPQVLELTRTMMTSRTLLERVEQKAEVLLSLFQQQGQDWEATAWHGLAAAFGFQKNTEPMARLAKALPLAVLRRHRHEVRQLAALVFGQAGFLEDDMRDDAYAQGLQQEFVFLRHKYNLSGTALAPHDWNFLRLRPANFPTVRLAQLVSLLHARPTLFDALQTAGSVRALEAFFATSLPEYWLTHSRPGRPGKVAALGRSSVHLLITNLVVPLRVAFAQYVGNQELIEAAVSLLEELPPEHNHLTDAYEAATFRNSSAADSQGLLALHRGYCAPRRCVECAIGASILRRR
- the trhO gene encoding oxygen-dependent tRNA uridine(34) hydroxylase TrhO, which codes for MDYLVLLYYCYTPIENPEQFREEHHRLCLSLNLLGRIIVASEGLNGTVSGRRADCEQYMRLVKADPRFATLEFKVEEAPAHTFQKLHVRVKPEIVHVGLPHIKPYERTGIHLSPTEFRDLKDQDDVVVLDVRSDYEHNLGRFKNAITLDIENFREFPEKVQELKQFKDKKVLTYCTGGIKCEKASAFLLEQGFENVYQLHGGIIKYGLEAGGEDFEGKCYVFDGRVAVDVNSVNPSVISQCHHCHTPSDRMVNCANPHCNAHIPLCEACGQQLAGACSTTCQEHPDKRPYDGTGAYPKNSNNYNPEQGLLSYRAPVR
- a CDS encoding 4Fe-4S dicluster domain-containing protein, whose translation is MAIMITDECINCGACEPECPNTAIYEGGAQWRWADGTSLKEVQVDGGATVSGVSPQTPISDEYYYIVSDKCTECVGFHEEPQCAAVCPVDCCVDDPDYRETQEKLLSKKQWLHQEA
- a CDS encoding acyl-CoA reductase; amino-acid sequence: MTHADRLAAFVALGQRLTDLTTPSHADELANLAARARNQNNWFDLPNVTSAIRGIAHLLDEEPLRQWSGRYRPEPTTPRKIGVVMAGNIPLVGFHDALCVLLSGHILLAKLSSEDTALMTWVLGELTRLEPRFTDHIQLVPRLNAADAFIATGSDNTARYFEYYFGKKPNIIRRNRTSLAVLTGRETNHDLGLLGEDIFRYYGLGCRNVSKLYVPEKYDFTPLLDSLQPWHRVLEHNRYQNNYDYNKSILLVNRVPHLDSGFLLLTQSTQLVSPISVLHYETYSHEVDLVVRLADVAPQTQCLVSSGGLFAGSFPFGRAQEPGVADYADGVDTMAFLAELA
- a CDS encoding valine--tRNA ligase, producing MSIAKTYTPADVEAKWYQRWQEQGFFKAKANPRKQPYSVVIPPPNVTGVLHMGHMLNNTIQDVLVRRARMQGKEACWVPGTDHASIATEAKVVALLKEQGIEKKDLTREQFLEHAFAWKEKYGGIILEQLKQLGASCDWDRTRFTMEPELTDAVLRVFVDLHQKGLIYRGVRMVNWDPLGQTALSDEEVIPKDVMAKMYHLRYEVVSSENLGLSKEDQNDSQLSALTSKFLTVATSRPETIMADVAVAVNPNDPRYTHLHGAKVRIPLLNREIPVILDEYVSIDFGTGALKVTPAHDLNDYELGVKHNLPVIDILNNDGTLNDKAVLYVGQDRFAARRNIVKDLEEAGHLVKVEEYASIVQTSERTKAVIEPRLSMQWFLKMEHLAKPALEVVENDTVKLRPAKFKNTYRVWMENVRDWCISRQLWWGQQIPAYYLPDGTFVVALNPEEALRLARVQSGNEELQLTDLRQDEDVLDTWFSSWLWPISVFDGFKDPDNADVNYFYPTNDLVTGPDILFFWVARMIMAGLEFRREIPFRNVYLTGIVRDAQGRKMSKQLGNSPDPLDLIKQFGADGVRTGMLFSAPAGNDLLYDEKLVEQGRNFCNKLWNAFRLTQGWEVNAELPFVNTKAVEWFSAKLQSTLTELDEHFEKFRISDALMTVYKLVWDDFCSVYLEMIKPAYQAPIDPETLRLTTGFLETLLKLLHPFMPFITEEIWHELAARGPKDYVCVAAWPKAQPVAGSAELLTRMDRALDIVAGVRNIRNQKGLGPNKPLTLAAKTDEVALLQDYDAIIRKLAALTEISVVEAAPAASVGFVSGGAEFFVPLEGQIDLGAEKERLTKEIEYAQGFRDSVLKKLSNEKFVQNAKPDLVERERQKLADAEAKITALEQSLAAL